One genomic window of Planifilum fimeticola includes the following:
- the murC gene encoding UDP-N-acetylmuramate--L-alanine ligase yields MNGIRHAHFIGIGGYGMSAIARVLLDMGIRVTGSDVAENKLIKRLLERGAIVHIGHDASHVEGADLVVYSSSIPEENVERVEAQRRGIPVLHRSKMLARLLNDRFGIAVAGAHGKTTTSSMIAQTLELCGKDPTYVIGGEILGLDGNAKAGNSSYVVAEADESDGTFLEYYPAIAVVTNVEQDHLENYDGDFRNLKKAYRQFLSQVKPDGLTVLCLDDPHLREIAREHRNRLITYGIDQPADYNAVDIRRHGRQVSFRVVRGDEELGEVTLQVPGRHNASNALAALIVCLEVGLSFEEAAAALGQFQGAKRRFQLIGEVDGITVVDDYAHHPTEIRATLTGAKAMGKRIVAVFQPQRFSRTYFLMEEFSRAFDQADEVIITDIYSPPGEKPIPGVTSERLAKLVRQNSNPNTLYRPTREDVVATLLERIRPGDLVMTMGAGDIWRAAQDLVSKLEERARVCKES; encoded by the coding sequence GTGAACGGGATCAGGCACGCGCACTTTATCGGGATCGGCGGATACGGGATGAGCGCCATCGCCCGCGTCCTCCTCGATATGGGCATCCGGGTCACCGGTTCGGATGTTGCGGAGAACAAGTTGATTAAGCGGTTGCTGGAGCGGGGGGCGATCGTCCATATCGGCCACGATGCCTCCCATGTGGAGGGGGCCGATTTGGTCGTATACTCCTCCAGCATTCCGGAGGAGAACGTGGAAAGGGTCGAGGCGCAGCGGAGGGGAATTCCCGTCCTCCATCGCTCTAAGATGCTGGCCCGGCTGCTGAACGACCGGTTTGGAATCGCCGTTGCCGGAGCTCACGGTAAGACCACCACCTCTTCGATGATCGCGCAAACCCTGGAGCTGTGCGGGAAAGATCCCACCTACGTGATCGGCGGTGAGATTCTCGGTCTGGACGGCAACGCCAAAGCGGGAAACAGCTCCTACGTGGTTGCGGAAGCCGATGAGAGTGACGGGACGTTTTTGGAATATTATCCCGCGATCGCCGTGGTCACCAATGTGGAACAGGATCATTTGGAAAATTACGATGGAGATTTCAGAAACTTGAAAAAGGCTTATCGCCAGTTTTTGAGCCAGGTGAAACCGGATGGCCTCACCGTTCTGTGCCTGGATGATCCCCATTTGCGGGAAATCGCCCGTGAACACCGCAACCGCTTGATCACCTACGGCATTGACCAGCCCGCCGACTACAATGCCGTCGATATTCGGCGCCACGGCAGGCAGGTAAGCTTCCGGGTGGTGCGCGGGGATGAAGAGTTGGGGGAAGTGACGCTGCAGGTTCCCGGCCGCCACAACGCGAGCAACGCCCTGGCCGCCCTGATCGTCTGTCTGGAGGTCGGCCTCTCCTTTGAGGAGGCTGCCGCGGCCCTCGGTCAGTTCCAAGGAGCCAAACGCCGCTTTCAGCTGATCGGTGAGGTGGACGGGATCACCGTGGTGGACGATTATGCCCACCATCCGACGGAAATTCGTGCTACCCTCACCGGCGCCAAGGCGATGGGGAAGCGCATTGTCGCCGTTTTTCAGCCGCAGCGCTTTTCCAGGACTTACTTTTTGATGGAGGAGTTCAGCCGGGCCTTCGATCAGGCGGACGAAGTGATCATCACCGACATTTACTCCCCTCCCGGCGAGAAGCCGATCCCGGGTGTGACGTCGGAGCGGCTTGCGAAGCTCGTCCGGCAAAACAGCAATCCCAACACGCTGTATCGTCCCACCAGGGAGGACGTGGTGGCCACCCTGCTGGAGCGGATCCGCCCGGGAGATTTGGTCATGACCATGGGCGCCGGGGACATCTGGCGGGCGGCCCAGGATCTCGTGTCCAAGCTGGAAGAGCGCGCCCGGGTGTGTAAGGAAAGTTGA
- a CDS encoding tyrosine-type recombinase/integrase encodes MKGHIRKRGSKWCFVLDIGRDPETGKRRQKWFSGFATKKEAQRAMVEKIAELNRGEYIEPTKITVKEFLEMWLEDEVKPNRKITTYDIYHSVITNHLIPGIGNIPLNQLGPIHINRLLKSLLDRGISSTSAKYSVRTLKVALNWAVKMQLIPKNPAANIRVSTGPSGAGMKVWTDEEVNQFLQVAKESKYYPAFYLAITTGMRIGELLGLKWADIDFDRGTISIRRTLQRTSAGLKLIEQTKTAKSRRLISISPSTVEVLKKHRVQQKKEMIQYNYRDVYDLVFTTRTGKPVEPRNLREYFSFLIKKAGLPPIRFHDLRHTHATLLLQQGVHPKIVSERLGHSSISMTLDIYSHVIPSMQKEAAEMFDQIIAVEARDKKNC; translated from the coding sequence TTGAAAGGACACATCCGCAAACGGGGTTCAAAATGGTGTTTCGTCCTGGATATTGGTCGGGATCCGGAGACGGGCAAACGACGACAGAAGTGGTTCAGTGGGTTTGCAACCAAAAAGGAAGCCCAACGGGCTATGGTGGAAAAGATCGCAGAACTTAACCGAGGAGAATACATCGAACCGACAAAAATAACCGTCAAAGAGTTTCTCGAAATGTGGTTGGAAGATGAAGTCAAGCCGAATCGTAAGATCACTACTTACGATATATACCATAGCGTAATTACTAATCACCTCATTCCGGGAATAGGGAACATACCTCTAAATCAACTCGGGCCTATTCACATCAATCGACTGTTAAAATCGTTGCTGGATAGGGGCATTTCTTCTACATCCGCTAAATACAGTGTCCGGACGTTAAAAGTGGCATTAAATTGGGCTGTCAAAATGCAATTGATCCCTAAAAACCCTGCTGCAAACATCCGGGTTTCTACTGGCCCATCCGGAGCCGGGATGAAGGTATGGACGGATGAAGAAGTGAATCAATTTCTGCAAGTAGCCAAGGAAAGCAAATACTATCCCGCTTTTTACCTGGCGATTACTACAGGTATGAGAATAGGGGAATTGTTGGGCTTAAAATGGGCGGATATCGATTTTGATCGAGGAACAATCAGTATCCGACGGACCTTACAACGAACCAGCGCAGGATTAAAACTGATCGAACAAACAAAAACCGCCAAGAGCCGGCGGCTCATCAGTATTTCCCCATCCACAGTGGAGGTTCTAAAAAAACACCGGGTTCAACAAAAGAAGGAAATGATCCAATACAATTATCGTGATGTCTATGATCTTGTGTTTACCACTCGAACCGGAAAGCCGGTTGAACCCCGAAACCTTCGGGAGTATTTTTCTTTCTTAATCAAAAAAGCAGGGCTTCCACCGATCCGGTTCCATGATCTGAGACATACCCACGCAACGCTTTTGTTGCAACAGGGAGTCCATCCAAAGATTGTTTCGGAACGGTTGGGTCACTCGTCGATCAGTATGACCCTTGATATCTATTCCCACGTGATTCCCTCCATGCAGAAGGAAGCAGCGGAAATGTTTGACCAGATCATAGCGGTGGAAGCCCGAGATAAGAAGAATTGTTAG
- a CDS encoding ImmA/IrrE family metallo-endopeptidase has translation MARESSYLSLVPDFATAVKRAHRLLKEEEIKRLPVDPFQIARNRGWGPIPYYYNESPDSSLKYGFIMPNEDGDYKIYFNEYAKNEEQKRWTIAHEIGHMVLHIGKYDFSQIHKDEKLYGKLEVEAHYFAAELLAPMALLKIMGVTRTHEIASVCEINLDAAAKREEQIRKCSHFPVFKRARWWMRLQFDEYLQPLGFRKENLMREILDPWQSG, from the coding sequence ATGGCAAGAGAATCTTCCTATTTGTCTTTGGTGCCTGATTTTGCGACTGCCGTAAAAAGAGCCCATCGACTATTGAAGGAAGAAGAAATCAAACGCTTACCTGTGGACCCTTTTCAAATCGCTCGGAACAGGGGTTGGGGACCGATCCCTTATTACTACAATGAATCCCCAGATAGTAGCTTGAAGTATGGCTTCATTATGCCCAATGAAGACGGAGACTACAAAATATATTTCAATGAATATGCGAAGAACGAAGAACAAAAGCGGTGGACAATAGCACACGAGATTGGTCACATGGTTCTCCACATAGGGAAGTATGACTTCAGTCAAATCCACAAAGATGAAAAACTCTACGGAAAATTGGAGGTTGAAGCGCATTACTTCGCAGCGGAATTGTTGGCCCCAATGGCTCTTTTGAAAATCATGGGAGTCACCAGGACCCATGAGATTGCTTCAGTCTGTGAAATAAACCTTGATGCAGCTGCCAAAAGAGAAGAACAGATAAGGAAGTGCAGCCATTTTCCGGTTTTCAAGCGGGCACGGTGGTGGATGCGTCTTCAATTCGACGAATATCTCCAACCGCTTGGATTCAGGAAAGAAAATCTTATGAGGGAGATTCTTGATCCTTGGCAAAGTGGATAG
- a CDS encoding helix-turn-helix transcriptional regulator has product MNRIKELRLERRLSGPKLADMLGISTQYLYDLERGERRLNDELIRKLVEIFGVSADEILGLDKSTTQDDQPDNEVLTEEEKQFLAAASYLFRNGKKLTKEEQRILLQLRKKK; this is encoded by the coding sequence GTGAACCGAATCAAAGAATTAAGACTCGAAAGGAGACTCAGCGGGCCAAAACTCGCCGACATGTTGGGGATCTCAACTCAATATCTCTACGATCTTGAAAGGGGAGAACGCCGTTTAAATGATGAATTGATTCGCAAATTGGTAGAGATTTTTGGGGTTTCCGCTGACGAGATCTTAGGGCTTGACAAGTCAACAACCCAAGATGATCAACCCGATAATGAGGTATTGACCGAAGAAGAAAAACAATTTTTGGCGGCGGCTTCCTATCTTTTCCGCAACGGGAAAAAATTGACCAAAGAAGAGCAACGGATCCTCCTTCAATTGAGGAAGAAAAAATAA
- a CDS encoding helix-turn-helix domain-containing protein → MKFQFGPVVKERMKQMGMKPSHLARETGYCSQYIRDLLAGRRRWNETAINKTCEALGIDVEFKVTLGSENTRTESDIPD, encoded by the coding sequence ATGAAGTTCCAATTCGGTCCTGTCGTCAAGGAACGGATGAAGCAAATGGGGATGAAACCAAGCCACCTGGCACGCGAAACCGGATACTGCAGCCAATATATCCGCGATCTACTAGCCGGGAGGCGCCGATGGAACGAAACGGCAATCAATAAAACCTGTGAAGCACTCGGGATTGATGTGGAGTTCAAAGTAACTCTTGGCTCTGAAAACACCAGGACCGAATCCGATATACCCGATTAA
- a CDS encoding BRO-N domain-containing protein: MNVKTEKWNGHEIRFVWHDGEWWAVAKDVAKALGYNHVPHMVRMLKDYQKNTVRLTDSNRRGNPNVTIISETGIYKVIMRSDRPEAEEFEIWVYKIIKELRQQTGLEGFQVFRMLDKEHQKEMMAQVARMKSVDRVDYIKANTIANKVVSTKFGFPKMIKKGEMTPEMLRDRQAILEDTVNLMWMRNEYGLDFSVSDAVKRKWN; the protein is encoded by the coding sequence ATGAACGTCAAGACCGAAAAGTGGAACGGCCACGAGATCCGGTTTGTTTGGCATGACGGCGAGTGGTGGGCGGTTGCGAAGGATGTGGCGAAGGCGTTGGGGTATAACCACGTACCCCACATGGTTCGAATGTTAAAGGACTACCAAAAGAATACAGTCCGCTTAACGGACAGTAATCGTCGCGGAAACCCAAACGTTACGATCATCTCCGAAACCGGGATCTACAAAGTCATCATGCGTTCTGATCGCCCTGAAGCCGAAGAGTTCGAAATCTGGGTCTACAAAATCATCAAAGAACTCCGCCAGCAAACCGGCCTGGAAGGCTTTCAGGTGTTCCGGATGCTGGACAAGGAACACCAAAAGGAAATGATGGCCCAGGTGGCCAGGATGAAGTCCGTAGATCGAGTGGACTACATCAAGGCCAACACCATCGCGAACAAGGTCGTGTCCACGAAGTTCGGTTTCCCGAAGATGATCAAAAAAGGTGAAATGACACCGGAGATGCTGAGAGATCGACAAGCCATCTTGGAAGATACCGTCAACCTCATGTGGATGCGGAATGAATATGGGCTGGATTTTTCCGTATCCGACGCAGTCAAGAGGAAATGGAACTGA
- a CDS encoding helix-turn-helix domain-containing protein, with amino-acid sequence MSAITPLPNQHEDPQSDAVLQLLKAVADLNEKVIRLAQGIDGNPQPLTYSVGQAAKVLGVSRSKMYDLLHRPDFPVITIDHRKLIPRRQLERWLDQQCERK; translated from the coding sequence ATGTCCGCTATCACACCATTGCCCAATCAACATGAAGACCCGCAATCGGATGCTGTTCTCCAACTTCTCAAGGCGGTTGCCGATCTAAACGAGAAGGTGATCCGACTGGCACAAGGGATCGATGGAAACCCACAGCCTTTGACCTACAGTGTGGGCCAGGCTGCGAAGGTCCTGGGGGTATCGAGATCCAAGATGTACGATCTCCTTCACCGCCCCGATTTTCCGGTGATTACTATCGATCACCGGAAGTTGATCCCACGCCGACAACTGGAGCGCTGGCTGGATCAGCAATGTGAAAGGAAGTGA
- a CDS encoding DUF7667 family protein: MKLHPFQTRLAEIWRKFGKEGGKGLELNVHLMGPGDWRNLCECLKANAKLADKIAWLEMQADAAELLGDKEKSLEYRAMRAYQILNLKH, from the coding sequence GTGAAGCTGCACCCCTTTCAGACTCGACTGGCAGAAATCTGGCGCAAGTTCGGCAAGGAAGGCGGCAAGGGATTGGAACTGAATGTTCACCTGATGGGGCCGGGAGACTGGCGGAATCTCTGTGAATGCCTGAAAGCCAACGCCAAACTTGCCGATAAAATCGCTTGGTTGGAAATGCAGGCTGATGCGGCAGAATTGCTGGGCGATAAGGAAAAGTCGCTGGAATACCGAGCCATGAGGGCCTATCAGATTCTCAATTTAAAACACTGA
- a CDS encoding host-nuclease inhibitor Gam family protein has product MAIRLEDFLFPDPKDSEDEQFKIDSPEKADWALRKYAQAKRIVDEYTRQRDDMIVRANEWLAEVSKPYLDTMNRMEALLQEYHREQLRQNPKAKTIKRPVGTLKSVTRNKWHYREDDLLRWLKQHRPDLVRIKEEPNKQQLKKVAKIQGDRVYTEDGERVEGVMVMPETEFKIEVE; this is encoded by the coding sequence ATGGCCATCCGACTGGAAGACTTCCTGTTCCCCGATCCAAAAGACTCGGAAGATGAACAGTTTAAGATCGACAGCCCGGAGAAAGCCGACTGGGCGCTTCGGAAATACGCCCAAGCCAAGCGGATTGTCGATGAATACACCCGCCAGCGAGACGACATGATCGTCCGGGCCAATGAATGGCTGGCAGAAGTCAGTAAGCCTTATTTGGACACGATGAACCGGATGGAGGCCCTTCTGCAGGAGTATCACCGCGAACAACTCCGGCAAAACCCCAAAGCCAAGACGATCAAACGACCGGTCGGAACCCTGAAATCCGTGACGCGGAACAAATGGCATTATCGGGAGGACGATCTCCTCCGGTGGCTCAAGCAACACCGACCGGATCTGGTCCGGATTAAGGAAGAGCCGAACAAGCAGCAGCTGAAAAAAGTAGCCAAGATCCAAGGGGATCGGGTTTACACCGAAGACGGCGAACGAGTAGAAGGCGTGATGGTAATGCCGGAAACCGAGTTCAAAATCGAGGTGGAGTAA